A region of Saimiri boliviensis isolate mSaiBol1 chromosome 10, mSaiBol1.pri, whole genome shotgun sequence DNA encodes the following proteins:
- the NDUFA4 gene encoding cytochrome c oxidase subunit NDUFA4 produces the protein MLRHILGQAKKHPSLIPLFVFIGAGGGGATLYLLRLALFSPDVCWDKKNNPEPWNKMGPNDQYKFYSVNVDYSKLKKERPDF, from the exons ATGCTCCGCCACATCTTAGGTCAGGCCAAGAAGCATCCGAGC TTGATCCCCCTCTTTGTATTTATTGGAGCTGGAGGTGGTGGAGCAACCCTGTATCTCTTGCGTTTGGCATTGTTCAGTCCAGATGTTTG ttgGGACAAAAAGAATAACCCAGAGCCCTGGAACAAAATGGGTCCCAATGATCAGTACAAG tTCTACTCTGTGAATGTGGATTACAGCAAACTGAAGAAAGAACGTCCAGatttctaa